One window of Manihot esculenta cultivar AM560-2 chromosome 17, M.esculenta_v8, whole genome shotgun sequence genomic DNA carries:
- the LOC122722194 gene encoding uncharacterized protein LOC122722194, translating to MRELAIPVGDHAPLCIAYPPLTVAFELKSENSVKGQFGENPPKTVLFGVKESKSAKPDSSQNILEIKYSSSFSHVDQVHSCTWAGASSVWTVHAHGNSWPVHTHASRHWARVINSSTFHLHMAHTNPSIHANGPSTNPQPSRRGPHQALNTHAPAPAHSFTLGQVRKWTNTHAQAQRAALHMDQMDPPSSSMLTSTSCGQITHEDPPTASTLSHVDQNFQFSIAPLHLFKELFSEQLGQREFSPIRQFPPASAQEFLRFGHHKEKGDELFSFMLNHVFHV from the exons atgagggagttagcaataCCCGTAGGTGATcatgcaccactttgcatcgccTACCCGCCTCTAACAGTTGCCTTTGAACtaaaatcag aaaatagtgtaaaaggacaatttggagaaaatccccctaaaactgtctTATTTGGAGTAAAAGAGAGCAAGTCTGCCAAGCCGGATTCAAGTCAAAATATTTTGGAAATTAAATATTCAAGCTCATTCTCTCACGTGGATCAAGTCCATTCTTGCACATGGGCCGGCGCATCCTCCGTATGGACCGTTCACGCACACGGGAATTCATGGCCCGTGCACACCCACGCTTCACGCCATTGGGCCCGCGTCATCAACTCCAGCACCTTTCACTTGCACATGGCCCACACCAATCCATCAATTCACGCGAATGGACCAAGCACAAATCCTCAACCTTCACGCCGTGGCCCCCACCAGGCGCTCAACACTCACGCCCCAGCTCCCGCACACTCCTTCACCTTGGGCCAAGTGCGCAAATGGACCAACACTCATGCACAAGCTCAACGGGCAGCACTTCACATGGACCAAATGGACCCACCTTCATCATCCATGCTCACCAGCACTTCATGTGGACAAATCACGCACGAGGACCCACCAACGGCTTCAACGCTCTCACACGTAGACCAAAATTTCCAATTTAGCATCGCTCCTCTGCACCTATTTAAAGAGCTCTTCAGCGAACAATTGGGACAGAGAGAATTTTCTCCAATTCGGCAGTTTCCTCCAGCCTCGGCGCAAGAATTCCTtcg